The genomic stretch GAAGTTCTGCCCGCGGTGCGGGGCAAAGGCGGCGGTCTAGGCCGGCGTCAGGGGGCGTCGATGGCGAATTCGATGTCGGAGCGTTCGCGGTGGTCTCCGCGGGCGCGTGAGCCGAAGAGGATGACGCGCCGGACGGCTGGGTGCCGGGCGAGGCGTTCGGCGAGCCAGTCGGCGACGGCGCGGGTGCGGGGGTCCATGTGCGTGAGTGTAGCGGAGGAAGCCGCGGCGGGGCGGTTCAGCGGATGGTGAAGGAGCCGGCGGCGATGGTGACGAATCCGATGGAGACCTGGTTGGTGGCCTTTACGGTGATGCTGTACGTTCCGGTCACCGGGTCACCGAAGGTGAGGAAGTCTCCCGGCCAGGCGAACTCCCGCGAATGGCCGTCCCAGTAGAGGTAGCCGGAGGCGGTCTGCGAGAAGCCGTTTGGAGGGTCGACTTCGACGCGTATGCGAAGCGGGTAGTCGAAATCGGCGAAATAGTCGGTCTGCACGGTGATGGTGAAGAGCGTGTTCCAGCGCCACCGGACGCACTCCACCCGGACCTTGAATCCGGGTGATGCCGGGATGTCGGTCCAGCCGGTGCAGGATTCGATGACGTCTCCGCCGGCGCGCGGGGGGTAGGCCGGGCCGGGCGGGGGCGCCGGCGGCCGCGGCGTGGGAGTCGGCGTCCGCGTCGGTGTTGCGGTCGGGGTCGGCGTCGGCGGCCGCGGCGTGGGAGTCGGCGTCCGCGTCGGTGTTGCGGTCGGGGTCGGCGTCGGCGGCCGCGGCGTGGGAGTCGGCGTCCGCGTGGGTGTTGCTGTCGGGGTCGGGGTTGCTGTCGGCCTGGGCGTGCGGGTGGGGGTGGGCGTAGCCGTCGGGGTAGCGGTCGGGGTGGGCGTGGGGGCCGGGTCGCTGACGAAGCCGCAGCCGGCCGCGCCGAGGGCAGCGGAAGCAGCAGCAAGGAGGGCCGCGAAGCGGATGCCCGGGCGCATGACGGCGAAAGATGGTAGCAGAGCCCGGCGACATCCCCTGTCGCGCGCGGGGTGACGGGCGTGTTCAAACGAAGGCGATTCGCTTTCCGGGCAGGATCGCCTATCATGCACAGCATTGCGGGCCGGGGATGCCGGCCCAGCCCGGGAAACCCAGGAAGAAGGAACGCCCTTGGAACTTCAGAACGTCGTCATCGTCGATGGGGTCCGCTCCGCGTTTGCGCGCGGCGGGCGGGGAAAGCTGGTGGCCACGCGCCTCGATGAGGCGGGGGCGCAGGTGCTGCGCGCGCTGCTCGAGCGGAACCCGAAGGTGCAGCCGCGGATGATCGAGGATATCGGCCTCGGGAACGTTGGTGGCGCCGGGGAGCTGGCGGGCATCGGCGCGGACACGATCGC from Tepidiforma thermophila encodes the following:
- a CDS encoding nucleotidyltransferase domain-containing protein → MDPRTRAVADWLAERLARHPAVRRVILFGSRARGDHRERSDIEFAIDAP